One Microbacter margulisiae genomic window carries:
- a CDS encoding IS5 family transposase produces MYLVLDKDTINKEIVPFIPVPKRGFRTKCDIAEIVNCILYKLKTGCQWHMLPVKSLFSNVVLHYKTVFGYFRTWCKSGVLQQIWFGLLNKYRASLDMSSVDLDGSHTPALRGGEQVAYQGRKKRKTTNALYLTDRQGIPLAISDPIEGNHNDLHQIKERFTDIIDSLNNSDIRVDGLFLNADAGFDSAEFREFCSSHEIIPNIAINWRNAAHTDDIFFDELLYQQRYCIERTNAWMDSFRSLLNRFDVTCSSWQSFNLIAFIVILLKKITKQKKSR; encoded by the coding sequence ATGTACTTAGTACTCGACAAAGATACAATAAATAAAGAAATAGTGCCATTCATCCCTGTACCCAAGAGAGGGTTCAGGACAAAGTGTGATATCGCCGAGATTGTTAACTGCATATTGTACAAATTAAAAACAGGTTGTCAATGGCATATGTTGCCCGTTAAAAGTTTATTTTCTAATGTCGTATTGCATTATAAGACTGTTTTCGGTTATTTTCGTACATGGTGTAAATCAGGAGTGTTACAACAAATCTGGTTTGGTTTATTGAATAAATACAGAGCCTCATTGGACATGTCCAGTGTTGATTTGGATGGCAGCCATACCCCCGCATTACGTGGAGGAGAACAGGTTGCTTATCAGGGTCGGAAGAAAAGGAAGACTACCAATGCTCTTTATCTTACAGACAGACAAGGTATCCCATTGGCCATATCAGACCCGATAGAAGGGAATCACAATGATTTACATCAAATTAAAGAACGTTTTACCGACATTATTGATTCGCTGAATAACTCCGATATAAGAGTTGATGGTCTTTTTCTTAATGCCGATGCAGGTTTTGACTCTGCGGAGTTCAGAGAATTCTGTTCTTCCCATGAAATAATACCCAACATCGCTATTAACTGGCGTAACGCAGCACATACGGATGATATATTCTTCGATGAATTGCTCTATCAGCAACGCTATTGCATAGAAAGAACCAATGCATGGATGGATAGTTTCAGATCTCTATTGAACAGATTTGATGTTACTTGCTCCAGTTGGCAAAGCTTTAACCTTATCGCTTTTATCGTGATACTACTTAAGAAAATTACTAAACAGAAAAAGTCAAGATGA
- a CDS encoding alpha/beta hydrolase — protein MNRLLFLGIMLCGMLSSCNGAGKSAKAATVVDKTDSCRADAKNKYEVYIPQRNSAGEKLPLLVILDAHGEGRFALNKFIPAANEYHLILVASDRVKNDLAGYDEAIQTMVDDVRQKYPAGKEIFLSGFSGGARMALGYALAHPVNGLILCGALASPDQISALRCPVISISGMDDFNFVETAQYLFQAQNMPANLKIELTHASHDWPDSLLLANEVGFLRLSCQAADLPAPDRVQLEAYCQKQQARMDTLAGQDDFLRAALIAHNMASTKVFDDVISFDAAYNRLISNVGYKSQLGRLRQCLANEMNLRQPYIDAFITKDKPWWQTQISTLNQQIKTERDAYTRDMYLRIKAFLGIACYSLGKQAIVQHDAVALARILTVYRMLEPENPDMFYYTAFIPYWKGDNAATVRMLKKALQAGYSDMNQLREDFPSLASECAEK, from the coding sequence ATGAATAGATTGTTATTTCTTGGTATCATGTTGTGCGGGATGCTTTCTTCCTGCAATGGGGCAGGGAAGTCTGCCAAAGCGGCTACGGTTGTTGATAAAACCGACTCCTGCCGCGCGGATGCCAAAAACAAATACGAAGTGTATATCCCGCAAAGAAATAGTGCTGGGGAAAAGTTGCCGTTGCTGGTTATTCTCGATGCTCATGGCGAAGGCCGGTTTGCATTGAACAAATTCATACCGGCAGCCAATGAATATCATCTCATCCTGGTTGCTTCCGACAGGGTTAAAAACGATCTTGCAGGTTACGACGAAGCTATTCAGACAATGGTCGATGATGTAAGGCAAAAGTATCCGGCAGGGAAGGAGATCTTTCTTTCCGGTTTTTCAGGCGGGGCGCGGATGGCGTTGGGATATGCTTTGGCTCATCCCGTGAATGGGCTGATCCTGTGCGGTGCGTTGGCCAGTCCCGATCAGATCAGTGCGCTTCGCTGTCCGGTTATCTCCATCTCGGGGATGGACGATTTTAATTTTGTGGAGACGGCGCAGTACCTGTTTCAGGCGCAGAACATGCCGGCCAACCTGAAGATCGAACTGACACATGCTTCCCACGACTGGCCCGATAGCCTGCTGTTGGCCAATGAAGTGGGTTTTCTTCGCCTCTCCTGCCAGGCGGCTGACCTTCCTGCTCCGGACAGAGTGCAGTTGGAGGCCTACTGCCAAAAGCAGCAGGCACGCATGGATACGTTGGCCGGGCAGGATGATTTCCTCAGGGCAGCGCTTATTGCCCATAACATGGCTTCGACCAAGGTGTTTGATGATGTTATTTCTTTCGATGCTGCCTATAACCGTTTGATCTCCAATGTGGGGTACAAGAGCCAGTTGGGAAGGTTGAGGCAGTGCCTTGCGAATGAGATGAACCTGCGTCAACCCTACATTGATGCGTTCATAACAAAGGACAAGCCGTGGTGGCAGACACAGATCAGTACCCTCAATCAACAGATAAAGACAGAACGGGATGCTTACACCAGAGATATGTACCTGAGGATAAAAGCTTTCTTGGGGATTGCCTGTTACTCGCTCGGGAAACAGGCCATTGTGCAGCATGATGCAGTGGCGTTGGCCCGCATTCTCACCGTTTACCGCATGCTGGAACCGGAGAATCCGGACATGTTTTACTACACCGCTTTCATCCCTTACTGGAAGGGCGACAATGCCGCAACGGTTCGTATGTTGAAGAAAGCATTACAGGCAGGTTATTCCGATATGAACCAGCTCAGGGAAGACTTTCCTTCCCTGGCCAGCGAATGTGCTGAAAAATAA
- a CDS encoding lipoyl protein ligase domain-containing protein codes for MLKVTEYNLPDVELLNHPSHRFMTWIPRQNCIVLGASNRAEEALYAERVEQDAIPVLKRPSGGQTVMLTPGNLLVAVVFAEQTSLQPKVIFHYVNDLIIAAIAGSGIYGLATRGISDISYGNRKISGSSIYRSRNTLLYHAVINVSESASTFEKYLKHPSKEPDYRLGRSHSEFVTSLREIGYPYDVLHLQSAINDSFERELTEE; via the coding sequence ATGTTGAAGGTGACGGAATATAATCTGCCTGATGTGGAGTTGCTGAACCATCCTTCGCATCGTTTTATGACGTGGATTCCGCGCCAAAACTGTATTGTGCTGGGAGCATCCAACAGGGCAGAGGAAGCGTTATATGCTGAGCGGGTGGAACAGGACGCTATTCCTGTGCTGAAACGTCCATCCGGAGGCCAAACCGTGATGCTCACTCCCGGAAATCTTTTGGTTGCAGTGGTGTTTGCTGAGCAGACATCGTTGCAGCCAAAAGTGATTTTCCATTATGTCAATGATTTGATTATTGCCGCTATTGCCGGCTCGGGTATTTATGGTCTGGCTACCAGAGGTATTTCCGATATTTCGTATGGCAATCGGAAAATATCCGGATCGTCCATCTATCGGAGCCGGAACACGTTGCTCTATCACGCTGTAATCAATGTAAGCGAGTCTGCCTCCACGTTCGAAAAATACCTGAAGCACCCTTCCAAAGAGCCCGATTACCGGCTGGGCCGAAGTCACTCCGAGTTTGTCACCTCGCTCCGGGAGATTGGCTATCCCTACGATGTCCTGCATTTGCAATCCGCTATCAATGATTCTTTTGAACGGGAACTAACAGAAGAGTAA
- a CDS encoding DinB family protein, whose product MDFSNVTNGILRYIDTWENKLLNLPVETITNRRNKQNRTIKQILGHLIDSAANNHQRMIRLQYNKQLDFPDYQQDNDLWIALQDYQHADWNVIVQLWKFYNLHMIQVIKSVDQTKLENTWQTFEHTTVTLQEMIEGYLGHIDLHLNEIQELIDKQV is encoded by the coding sequence ATGGATTTTTCAAATGTTACAAACGGTATTCTCAGGTACATTGATACCTGGGAAAACAAACTGCTGAACTTGCCGGTTGAGACAATTACAAACAGGCGCAACAAACAAAACAGGACGATAAAACAAATTCTTGGACATTTGATTGATTCTGCTGCAAACAATCATCAACGTATGATTCGGTTACAGTACAATAAGCAACTGGATTTCCCTGATTATCAACAGGATAATGATTTATGGATAGCGTTGCAGGATTATCAGCACGCGGATTGGAATGTGATTGTTCAGCTTTGGAAGTTCTACAACCTGCACATGATTCAGGTGATCAAATCAGTAGACCAAACGAAACTTGAGAATACGTGGCAAACCTTTGAGCATACCACCGTAACGCTTCAGGAAATGATCGAAGGCTATTTGGGACACATCGATTTGCATTTGAACGAGATTCAGGAACTAATCGACAAACAGGTGTAA
- the lpdA gene encoding dihydrolipoyl dehydrogenase: MDYDVLIIGAGPAGYVAAIRAGQVGLKTAIVEQKYMGGMCLNWGCIPTKALLESAKVFVKTKHVDEFGVDGIDAAKLSFNWNKAKARSTRITKKLSAGVNFLLKKNGVELITGSARLGADHTVYVEDKKLTASHIIVATGSKPKKLDDTLSNAPVVEMEHLFTLDAIPENVVVTGNHVSAVEIAQFFNMIDRKVTLIANSSYYLDGLDEFLIAYINKKLKSEKIDILQDTYPVKFEDGALFVGNDKVRCDLLVNCNSRKAIIPESETPFQLTERGFIKTDDHFGTNIKGVYAIGDVCGKSFVAHVASAQGIHVINTIKGILSGFNGAMYPINMYTQPEIAQIGMTEQEIKAEGTEYKISEFPLSINGKAMIEGNTDGFVRMLSDKKYGQVLGVQIVAANATDMIAEAAAFMSIEGTVYDVAMTIHAHPTVSEIFMEAGFDAVDKAIHK, encoded by the coding sequence ATGGATTATGATGTATTGATTATTGGAGCAGGGCCGGCGGGTTATGTCGCTGCGATCCGTGCCGGACAAGTTGGCCTGAAAACAGCCATTGTCGAACAAAAATATATGGGTGGCATGTGCCTCAACTGGGGATGTATCCCGACCAAAGCATTGCTCGAAAGCGCCAAGGTGTTCGTGAAAACCAAACATGTGGATGAATTTGGCGTTGACGGCATCGATGCGGCGAAATTATCCTTCAACTGGAACAAAGCTAAAGCCCGTTCAACGCGGATTACGAAAAAGCTGAGCGCAGGCGTCAATTTTCTGCTGAAAAAGAACGGGGTGGAGTTGATTACGGGAAGCGCCCGACTGGGAGCCGACCATACCGTGTATGTGGAGGATAAGAAATTGACCGCATCGCATATTATTGTGGCGACCGGATCGAAGCCAAAGAAGTTGGACGATACCTTGTCCAATGCCCCCGTGGTGGAGATGGAACATTTGTTTACGCTGGATGCGATTCCCGAAAATGTGGTGGTAACCGGCAATCATGTCTCTGCCGTTGAAATCGCCCAGTTTTTTAACATGATCGACAGAAAGGTGACGTTGATCGCTAACAGCTCGTACTATCTGGATGGATTGGATGAGTTTCTGATCGCCTATATCAACAAAAAGCTGAAGAGTGAAAAGATTGATATTTTACAGGATACATATCCTGTGAAGTTTGAAGACGGAGCTCTGTTTGTCGGCAATGACAAGGTCAGGTGTGACTTGCTCGTGAATTGTAATTCGCGGAAGGCAATTATTCCTGAAAGTGAAACGCCGTTTCAACTTACCGAACGGGGCTTTATCAAGACGGACGATCATTTCGGGACAAACATCAAAGGGGTGTATGCCATTGGTGATGTGTGCGGAAAAAGCTTTGTGGCGCATGTCGCTTCGGCTCAGGGCATTCATGTGATCAACACGATTAAGGGTATTCTTTCAGGTTTCAATGGAGCCATGTACCCGATCAACATGTACACTCAACCTGAGATTGCACAGATTGGGATGACCGAACAGGAGATCAAGGCGGAGGGGACGGAATATAAGATCAGCGAATTTCCTTTGTCGATCAACGGAAAGGCGATGATTGAAGGAAATACCGACGGTTTTGTCAGGATGCTATCTGACAAGAAATACGGTCAGGTACTGGGTGTCCAGATCGTAGCTGCCAATGCTACCGATATGATTGCCGAGGCTGCTGCGTTTATGTCCATTGAAGGGACGGTGTATGATGTAGCCATGACCATTCATGCTCATCCTACCGTTTCGGAGATCTTTATGGAAGCCGGTTTCGACGCTGTCGATAAGGCTATTCATAAGTGA
- a CDS encoding alpha-ketoacid dehydrogenase subunit beta, which yields MTLVQAINNALDIKLAEDESVVVYGEDVGVEGGVFRVTEGLQKKHGVERVFDSPLAESAIVGAALGMAVSGLRPIVELQFDGFTYPAFNQIVSHVARIHNRSRGLFKAPMVIRFPYGGGINALEHHSESPEALYAHIPGLKVVIPSTPHDAKGLMISAIESDDPVIFMEPKRIYRAIKQEVAEGKFTIPIGKAKVLNEGTDVTVVAFGAMIRECQKAMVMTKEAGISMELIDLRTIYPIDKETIINSVKKTGKIVIVAEAPISFSVGSELVAIVNEEAFLHLEAPPKRVMGFDTIVPLAKGESFYIISPERIFYEIERTVNF from the coding sequence ATGACGTTAGTGCAAGCAATAAATAATGCATTGGATATTAAATTGGCAGAGGATGAATCAGTAGTGGTATATGGAGAAGATGTTGGTGTTGAAGGCGGCGTGTTCAGGGTGACTGAAGGGTTGCAAAAAAAGCATGGCGTCGAGCGGGTTTTCGATTCTCCCCTAGCCGAATCAGCTATTGTAGGTGCGGCCTTAGGCATGGCTGTCTCTGGATTGAGGCCGATTGTCGAGCTTCAGTTTGACGGATTCACCTATCCCGCCTTTAATCAGATCGTGTCGCATGTGGCACGTATTCATAATCGGTCACGCGGGCTGTTTAAAGCTCCGATGGTCATTCGGTTCCCTTATGGTGGCGGCATCAATGCATTGGAACATCACTCGGAGAGTCCCGAGGCTTTGTATGCGCATATTCCCGGATTGAAGGTTGTCATTCCTTCTACACCTCATGATGCCAAGGGATTGATGATCTCTGCTATAGAAAGTGACGATCCTGTTATTTTTATGGAGCCGAAGCGAATCTACCGCGCCATTAAGCAGGAAGTTGCTGAAGGTAAATTTACGATTCCGATAGGCAAAGCCAAAGTGCTGAACGAAGGCACTGATGTTACGGTGGTGGCTTTTGGCGCCATGATTCGTGAATGCCAAAAAGCCATGGTAATGACCAAAGAGGCCGGCATCTCAATGGAATTAATCGATCTTCGAACTATATATCCAATTGATAAAGAGACGATAATAAATTCAGTCAAAAAGACGGGAAAGATTGTGATCGTAGCCGAAGCACCTATCTCGTTCAGCGTGGGTTCTGAACTGGTGGCTATTGTGAACGAAGAAGCTTTTCTGCATCTGGAAGCGCCTCCGAAACGTGTAATGGGCTTCGATACCATTGTCCCATTGGCTAAAGGCGAATCATTCTACATTATCTCGCCGGAGCGAATCTTTTATGAAATTGAACGAACTGTAAACTTCTAA
- the pdhA gene encoding pyruvate dehydrogenase (acetyl-transferring) E1 component subunit alpha, which yields MIFDEFDPKEDKIFRLIDNEGQVLNASLMPDLDDEIIVKAYKEMLFARVADEMAVSYQRQGRMYTYPPNMGQEAIAVAAGLVIRHEDWLVPVFRELGTWLAKGVSLKEIFLYYMGNEAGSNFKNAHHVLPFSIPIASQVQHAVGIGYSIKLKKIDEVAFTFVGDGGTSEGDFSEALNFAGVWQVPVVFTIQNNQYAISVPVRSQTKSINLAIKSYAFGIPGIKVDGNDFFAMFLAYKEALEYARAGNGSVLIEALTYRKGSHTTSDDPTKYRDKGEETEWAKADPIIRLKKYMDHKGIWKEDETALIEQYRTEVDKQFEEAEHFTPYQLEDVFQHTYVDMPDDLRRQKLEYEQFLTWKENRK from the coding sequence ATGATTTTTGATGAATTCGATCCGAAAGAAGATAAAATCTTTAGACTTATTGATAACGAAGGCCAGGTGCTTAATGCGTCTTTGATGCCTGATTTAGATGATGAAATCATTGTCAAGGCATATAAAGAAATGCTTTTTGCCAGAGTAGCTGATGAAATGGCGGTCTCCTACCAGCGGCAGGGACGTATGTACACTTATCCTCCCAATATGGGACAGGAAGCCATTGCTGTTGCTGCAGGTTTGGTAATACGACATGAAGATTGGCTTGTACCTGTTTTTCGTGAATTGGGCACTTGGCTGGCTAAGGGAGTAAGCTTAAAAGAGATTTTTTTATATTACATGGGGAATGAAGCTGGGAGTAATTTCAAGAATGCACATCATGTATTGCCGTTTTCTATTCCCATTGCTTCCCAGGTGCAGCATGCTGTGGGCATCGGTTATTCCATAAAATTGAAGAAAATAGATGAAGTTGCTTTCACCTTTGTGGGGGACGGAGGAACTTCCGAGGGGGACTTTAGCGAAGCGCTTAATTTTGCCGGTGTATGGCAGGTGCCGGTAGTGTTTACCATCCAAAATAACCAGTATGCTATTTCCGTGCCTGTGCGCAGTCAAACCAAATCGATCAACCTGGCTATCAAATCATATGCTTTTGGTATTCCGGGCATAAAAGTGGATGGGAATGATTTTTTTGCCATGTTTTTGGCTTATAAGGAGGCGCTTGAATATGCAAGAGCCGGTAACGGTTCCGTACTTATTGAGGCGTTGACTTATAGAAAGGGTTCCCATACTACCTCGGATGACCCGACAAAATACAGGGATAAAGGAGAGGAAACCGAATGGGCCAAAGCTGATCCGATCATCCGATTAAAAAAATACATGGATCACAAAGGGATCTGGAAAGAAGACGAAACCGCATTGATTGAACAATATCGGACGGAAGTTGACAAGCAGTTTGAGGAAGCGGAACATTTCACACCTTATCAGCTGGAGGATGTTTTCCAGCATACTTACGTGGACATGCCGGATGATTTGAGACGACAAAAATTGGAATATGAACAGTTTCTAACTTGGAAGGAGAACAGAAAATGA
- a CDS encoding dihydrolipoamide acetyltransferase family protein, giving the protein MRYIFNFPDIGEGLDEGTILEWYVEKGQEIKAGQPLVRMETDKVVTDIPSPKNGVIVATFGGVGEIIHVGSPLVEIEMEGVLAAAAVAEAKAPVNVPIEEEGAAVVGTMELAGNSAVLAASEEGDSEQKQVEKPAGKVLATPVARAMARDLNIDINRVSGTGPGGRVTKTDIQNYHATKKSPVVAEAVATVQQLPADRVTYEPLTQIRKAIAKNMLNSKLNAAHMSIFEEVEISELMALRERLKKSRDIKLTYLPFIVKATINALKQHRQINGQMDMENDRMIYKNYYNMAIAVDTPEGLVVPVIRDADKLNIIQIAQKITELSEKAKSRQLTLEDMKDGTFTITNYGSIGGLFATPVINYPQVGILGVGRIYKKPIVKNDQVVAGNVLPLSLSVDHRIVDGGEASRFINLILEYLSDPVLMLLE; this is encoded by the coding sequence ATGAGATATATATTTAATTTTCCTGATATTGGCGAAGGTCTTGATGAAGGAACAATACTTGAATGGTATGTCGAAAAAGGGCAAGAGATTAAAGCCGGACAGCCATTGGTACGTATGGAAACCGACAAGGTGGTGACGGATATCCCCTCTCCTAAGAATGGGGTTATTGTCGCTACGTTTGGAGGCGTGGGAGAGATTATTCATGTAGGTAGTCCATTGGTGGAGATTGAAATGGAGGGCGTTCTTGCCGCAGCAGCAGTGGCTGAAGCAAAAGCTCCCGTGAATGTGCCTATTGAAGAAGAAGGCGCTGCGGTTGTCGGAACGATGGAACTGGCAGGGAACAGCGCTGTGCTGGCAGCCAGTGAAGAAGGGGATTCGGAACAAAAGCAGGTAGAAAAACCTGCCGGGAAAGTGCTTGCCACGCCGGTTGCCCGTGCTATGGCAAGGGATTTGAATATTGATATTAACCGGGTTTCAGGAACAGGTCCCGGCGGAAGGGTGACAAAGACCGATATTCAGAATTACCATGCTACGAAGAAATCGCCTGTGGTTGCAGAAGCTGTGGCAACTGTCCAACAACTTCCGGCAGACAGGGTTACTTACGAACCGTTGACACAAATACGCAAGGCTATCGCCAAAAATATGCTCAATTCGAAGTTGAATGCGGCGCATATGTCTATTTTTGAAGAAGTGGAAATTTCTGAGTTGATGGCGCTTCGCGAACGGCTGAAGAAGAGTCGCGATATAAAACTTACCTATCTGCCGTTCATTGTAAAAGCTACCATAAATGCGTTGAAACAGCATCGGCAGATCAACGGGCAAATGGATATGGAGAATGACCGGATGATCTATAAAAATTATTACAACATGGCTATTGCCGTGGATACACCCGAAGGATTAGTGGTTCCGGTAATCAGAGATGCCGATAAGCTGAATATCATCCAGATTGCACAGAAGATAACCGAATTGTCTGAAAAGGCAAAGTCCCGTCAATTGACATTGGAGGATATGAAAGACGGTACCTTTACGATTACGAATTATGGTTCCATCGGCGGGCTATTTGCCACTCCGGTGATCAATTATCCGCAGGTTGGTATACTGGGAGTCGGTCGGATCTACAAAAAGCCAATTGTGAAGAATGATCAGGTTGTGGCCGGCAACGTGTTGCCATTGTCGCTTTCGGTTGATCACCGCATTGTGGATGGGGGAGAGGCTTCGCGCTTCATCAACCTTATCCTGGAATATTTATCAGACCCTGTTTTAATGTTATTGGAATAA
- a CDS encoding UPF0182 family protein: MKKNKPIIIIVTIVVALFLVSQFLNYYGDWLWFNNLHYGSVFETMLSAQAVSFVTFLLVFLLFFGFNLRGAYKNGSASRNSRYFREGDPRGVILTIYHGKTVFWIWSIIALFFGIIMGSSAVNHWNDFLQFIHSTPFGIKDPVFGKDAGFYVFNLPVYQFVVGLYYFMVIITAIGVLVSYYLDNAIQVIGHKLHTSQQVKNHLIRLVGFIVLGIAASCYLNLYQNLYSSQGPAFGPSYMTVHAQIPADWAIFVMSAVIAILLFLMPLIKRYKVLLYAVGLWGIILVGFVWIYPNIIEQYDVKPTELTKETPYILNNIQFTREAYGLNKVKVEPFPVDQSLTYQDVQANHSTIENIRLWDRRPLIQTYKQLQEIRLYYDFNSVQVDRYHFDKYTEVALAARELPVSQIPARAQTWVNEHLIYTHGYGVVMSPVNKITPDGMPQLIMNDIPPTTTTPLSMKQMAIYYGEETNQYVLVNTNAKEFDYPKGADNVYTDYTGDGGVRISGWFRRLVYAWKFSDLKILLTGYLTPRSRIMFYRNIMKRDQTIAPFLRYDGQPYLVVGTDGQLYWIHDAYTVSNMFPYSEPYQAQDGSVFNYIRNSVKVVINAYNGDVSYYVINPDDPIVETLQKIYPGLFKPFSEMPDFLKAHIRYPTDLFNIQTQMYNVYHMTDPKVFYNQEDYWEVPNASGDSSQAKMIPYYIIMRLPGSTSEEYILMLPLTPSKKDNMIAWMCARCDVPNYGQLIVYTLPKDKLVYGPMQIEGRINQKPDISAELTLWGQHGSRVFRGNQLVIPIDNSFIYVEPVYLQSQEGQIPELKRVIVIYKDQIEMRPTLDEALQAIFNPSGLQDTTIVQPTTSISNMANPFLSDQAKEALAHYNKAVEYLQQQDWADYGRELQQMKEILSEMSNYSPGKK; encoded by the coding sequence ATGAAAAAAAACAAGCCTATCATCATTATTGTTACCATTGTAGTGGCGCTTTTCTTAGTAAGCCAGTTCTTAAATTACTATGGTGACTGGTTATGGTTCAACAACCTGCATTATGGTTCCGTATTTGAAACCATGCTTTCGGCACAGGCAGTCTCTTTTGTCACCTTTCTCCTTGTTTTTCTTCTGTTTTTTGGATTCAACCTTCGGGGAGCCTATAAAAACGGAAGTGCCAGCCGCAACAGCCGTTACTTTCGGGAGGGTGATCCACGGGGAGTTATCCTGACTATTTATCATGGAAAGACTGTCTTCTGGATATGGAGCATCATTGCATTATTCTTTGGCATCATCATGGGTTCTTCGGCAGTGAACCACTGGAATGACTTTCTGCAGTTTATCCACTCCACTCCGTTTGGCATCAAAGATCCTGTTTTTGGCAAAGATGCCGGTTTCTATGTGTTTAACCTTCCGGTTTACCAGTTTGTAGTCGGGCTTTATTACTTTATGGTTATCATAACCGCCATTGGCGTTTTGGTGTCCTATTATCTCGACAATGCTATTCAGGTGATCGGCCACAAATTACATACTTCCCAACAGGTGAAGAATCATCTGATCCGGCTGGTCGGCTTTATCGTATTGGGTATTGCTGCATCCTGCTACCTGAATCTTTACCAAAACCTCTATTCTTCGCAAGGGCCTGCCTTTGGGCCTTCTTATATGACAGTGCATGCGCAGATACCGGCAGACTGGGCCATTTTTGTGATGAGCGCGGTGATCGCCATCCTTTTGTTTTTAATGCCGCTGATCAAGAGATACAAAGTCCTGCTGTATGCCGTCGGTCTTTGGGGAATTATCTTGGTGGGATTTGTCTGGATTTATCCCAACATTATCGAACAGTATGATGTGAAACCTACTGAGTTGACCAAAGAAACGCCTTACATCCTGAACAACATTCAATTTACGAGAGAAGCATACGGGCTCAACAAAGTCAAAGTCGAACCCTTCCCGGTTGATCAGTCGCTGACTTACCAGGATGTCCAGGCTAATCATAGTACCATTGAGAATATTCGTTTATGGGATCGCAGGCCGTTGATACAAACCTACAAGCAACTGCAGGAGATTCGTTTGTATTATGATTTTAACAGCGTACAGGTTGATCGTTACCATTTCGATAAATATACGGAAGTAGCGCTTGCCGCACGGGAATTGCCGGTTTCGCAGATACCTGCCCGCGCCCAGACCTGGGTGAATGAGCATTTGATATATACGCACGGCTATGGCGTGGTGATGTCTCCCGTCAATAAGATCACGCCGGACGGAATGCCGCAACTCATTATGAACGATATTCCGCCAACCACCACAACTCCGCTTTCCATGAAGCAGATGGCAATCTATTACGGGGAAGAAACCAACCAATATGTTTTGGTCAACACGAATGCCAAAGAGTTTGACTATCCTAAAGGAGCAGATAATGTTTATACTGATTATACCGGTGACGGGGGAGTTCGCATCTCCGGTTGGTTCCGGCGTCTTGTTTATGCGTGGAAATTTTCCGATCTGAAGATTCTGCTTACCGGTTACCTTACGCCGCGAAGCCGTATCATGTTCTATCGCAATATTATGAAACGCGATCAGACCATTGCGCCTTTCCTCCGGTATGATGGCCAGCCTTATTTGGTGGTTGGAACCGACGGGCAACTTTATTGGATACATGATGCCTACACCGTTAGCAACATGTTCCCTTATTCCGAACCTTATCAGGCACAGGACGGGAGCGTTTTCAATTACATCCGTAATTCCGTGAAAGTCGTTATCAATGCCTACAACGGGGATGTTTCCTATTATGTCATCAATCCTGACGATCCGATTGTTGAGACATTGCAAAAGATTTATCCCGGCCTTTTCAAACCTTTCAGTGAGATGCCTGATTTCCTGAAAGCGCACATCCGTTATCCTACCGACTTGTTTAACATCCAGACGCAGATGTATAATGTCTATCATATGACTGATCCGAAGGTGTTTTACAATCAGGAAGATTATTGGGAAGTGCCGAATGCCAGTGGCGACAGTTCGCAGGCCAAGATGATTCCTTATTATATCATCATGCGTTTGCCGGGATCGACAAGCGAGGAATATATTCTCATGTTGCCGCTTACTCCTTCCAAAAAAGATAATATGATTGCATGGATGTGTGCCCGGTGTGATGTTCCCAATTACGGACAACTTATTGTTTACACGCTTCCCAAGGATAAACTGGTGTATGGCCCGATGCAGATCGAGGGACGGATTAACCAGAAGCCCGATATCTCTGCAGAACTTACCTTGTGGGGACAGCATGGCTCGCGTGTGTTCAGGGGCAACCAGCTTGTCATTCCTATCGACAATTCATTTATTTATGTAGAACCGGTCTACCTTCAATCACAGGAAGGACAGATTCCCGAACTGAAACGTGTGATTGTTATTTATAAAGACCAGATCGAGATGCGCCCGACACTGGATGAGGCATTGCAGGCTATCTTCAATCCTTCCGGATTGCAAGATACTACCATCGTGCAACCAACAACCAGCATAAGTAACATGGCAAATCCATTCCTGTCGGATCAGGCCAAAGAGGCGCTTGCTCATTACAATAAAGCGGTGGAATATCTGCAACAGCAGGATTGGGCCGACTATGGCAGGGAGTTGCAACAGATGAAAGAGATTTTGTCTGAAATGAGTAACTATAGCCCGGGGAAAAAATAA